Proteins encoded within one genomic window of Triticum aestivum cultivar Chinese Spring chromosome 2D, IWGSC CS RefSeq v2.1, whole genome shotgun sequence:
- the LOC123053159 gene encoding membrane-anchored ubiquitin-fold protein 4, translated as MAEGEETKVEGTREEERADAGAGAEEEEVEVKFRLFDGSDIGPIRCNAAATTVAALKDRVVADWPKDKTIVPKSANDVKLISGGKILENDKNIAQCRAPFGDLPSTVITMHVVVQPSSAKSKPDKKTNKLPKTTRCSCTIL; from the exons ATGGCGGAGGGGGAGGAGACCAAGGTGGAGGGaacgagagaggaagagagagcggATGCAGGGGcgggagcggaggaggaggaggtagaggtGAAGTTCCGGCTCTTCGACGGCTCTGACATCGGCCCCATCCGCTGCAACGCCGCTGCTACCACCGTCGCCGCACTCAAGGACCGCGTCGTTGCCGATTGGCCCAAAG ATAAAACAATTGTCCCAAAGAGTGCTAATGATGTGAAACTGATAAGTGGAGGCAAAATTCTAGAAAATGACAAGAATATTGCACAGTGCAGAGCACCTTTTGGTGATCTTCCCAGCACTGTTATAACAATGCATGTTGTTGTCCAGCCATCATCCGCAAAGTCAAAACCAG ACAAGAAGACGAACAAGTTGCCTAAGACCACTCGCTGCTCTTGTACCATACTATGA
- the LOC123053158 gene encoding ATP synthase subunit beta, chloroplastic-like, with translation MRTNPTTSPPGASTIEEKSTGRIDQIIGPVLDVTFPPGKLPYIYNALVVQSRDTDDKQINVTCEVQQLLGNNRVRAVAMSATDGLMRGMEVIDTGAPLSVPVGGATLGRIFNVLGEPVDNLGPVDSSATFPIHRSAPAFIELDTKLSIFETGIKVVDLLAPYRRGGKIGLFGGAGVGKTVLIMELINNIAKAHGGVSVFGGVGERTREGNDLYMEMKESGVINEKNIEESKVALVYGQMNEPPGARMRVGLTALTMAEYFRDVNKQDVLLFIDNIFRFVQAGSEVSALLGRMPSAVGYQPTLSTEMGSLQERIASTKKGSITSIQAVYVPADDLTDPAPATTFAHLDATTVLSRGLASKGIYPAVDPLDSTSTMLQPRIVGNEHYETAQRVKETLQRYKELQDIIAILGLDELSEEDRLTVARARKIERFLSQPFFVAEVFTGSPGKYVALAETIRGFQLILSGELDGLPEQAFYLVGNIDEASTKAITLEEENKSQK, from the coding sequence ATGAGAACCAATCCTACTACTTCTCCTCCCGGGGCTTCCACAATTGAAGAAAAAAGTACAGgtcgtatcgatcaaattattggaCCCGTGCTGGATGTCACTTTTCCCCCAGGCAAGTTACCTTATATTTATAACGCTTTGGTAGTCCAGAGTAGAGACACTGACGATAAGCAAATTAATGTGACTTGTGAGGTACAACAATTATTAGGAAATAATCGAGTTAGAGCTGTAGCTATGAGTGCTACGGACGGGTTGATGAGAGGAATGGAAGTGATTGACACGGGAGCTCCTCTCAGTGTTCCGGTCGGTGGAGCTACTCTTGGACGAATTTTCAACGTTCTTGGGGAGCCTGTTGACAATTTGGGTCCTGTAGATAGTAGTGCAACGTTCCCTATTCATAGATCTGCGCCTGCCTTTATCGAGTTAGATACGAAATTATCCATCTTTGAAACAGGTATTAAGGTCGTCGATCTTTTAGCTCCTTATCGACGTGGaggaaaaataggactatttgggGGGGCTGGAGTAGGTAAAACAGTACTGATCATGGAATTAATCAATAACATTGCTAAAGCTCATGGGGGCGTATCCGTATTCGGTGGAGTAGGGGAACGGACTCGTGAAGGAAATGATCTTTATATGGAAATGAAGGAATCCGGAGTAATTAATGAAAAAAATATTGAGGAATCAAAGGTAGCTCTAGTCTATGGCCAAATGAATGAACCACCGGGAGCTCGTATGAGAGTTGGTTTAACTGCCCTAACTATGGCGGAATATTTCCGAGATGTTAATAAGCAAGACGTGCTTTTATTTATCGATAATATCTTTCGTTTTGTTCAAGCAGGATCAGAGGTATCCGCTTTATTAGGGAGAATGCCCTCCGCAGTGGGTTATCAACCTACTCTTAGTACAGAAATGGGTTCTTTGCAAGAAAGAATTGCTTCTACTAAAAAGGGATCTATAACTTCGATTCAAGCAGTTTATGTACCTGCAGACGATTTGACCGACCCTGCCCCTGCCACAACATTTGCACATTTGGATGCTACTACCGTACTTTCCAGAGGATTAGCTTCCAAGGGTATTTATCCAGCAGTAGATCCTTTAGATTCAACCTCGACTATGTTACAGCCTCGGATCGTTGGCAACGAACATTATGAAACTGCGCAAAGAGTTAAGGAAACTTTACAACGTTACAAAGAACTTCAGGACATTATTGCAATTCTTGGCTTGGATGAATTATCGGAAGAGGATCGTTTAACTGTAGCAAGAGCAAGAAAAATTGAGCGTTTCTTATCACAACCGTTCTTTGTGGCAGAAGTTTTTACTGGTTCTCCAGGAAAGTATGTTGCTCTTGCGGAAACTATTAGGGGATTTCAACTAATCCTTTCCGGAGAATTAGACGGCCTACCTGAACAGGCTTTTTATTTGGTGGGTAACATCGATGAAGCTAGCACGAAAGCTATAACCTTAGAAGAGGAGAACAAATCGCAGAAATGA